From one Cucurbita pepo subsp. pepo cultivar mu-cu-16 chromosome LG17, ASM280686v2, whole genome shotgun sequence genomic stretch:
- the LOC111778300 gene encoding chaperone protein DnaJ-like isoform X1, whose product MADKNEQNDDLYGVLGLKKECTKAELKNAYKKLAMKWHPDRCSAAGNSKFVEEAKNKFQTIQQAYSVLSDANKRLLYDVGVYDGDDDEDDMGMGDFLTEMVSMMDQTNPSPNPNVENGEESFEKLQELFQEMLNDDVEGFRPSSHANYVSSSSSSSYFECSSSSDNRNLSGMNNTNSFEAHVQGFSMGSGGKCRGGGGEGSKSRNWRRKR is encoded by the exons ATGGCTGATAAGAACGAGCAAAACGACGATCTGTACGGCGTTTTGGGGTTGAAGAAAGAATGCACCAAAGCGGAGCTTAAGAATGCGTATAAGAAACTAGCTATG AAATGGCATCCCGATCGGTGTTCGGCTGCCGGAAACTCTAAGTTCGTCGAAGAAGCCAAGAACAAATTCCAAACGATTCAGCAAGCCTATTCTG TTTTATCGGACGCGAATAAACGGCTGTTGTACGACGTCGGAGTTTATGACGGCGATGATGACGAGGATGATATG GGTATGGGTGACTTCTTGACCGAAATGGTTTCCATGATGGACCAAACTAACCCTAGCCCTAACCCTAATGTT gaaaatggagaagaaagcTTCGAGAAATTGCAGGAATTGTTCCAAGAAATGTTAAACGATGACGTGGAAGGATTTCGACCGAGCTCACATGCAAATTATGTGTCGTCTTCGTCGTCATCCTCGTACTTCGAATGTTCGAGTTCGAGTGATAACCGAAATTTGTCGGGCATGAACAACACCAACTCTTTTGAGGCTCACGTGCAAGGCTTCTCAATGGGG AGCGGAGGAAAATgcagaggaggaggaggagaagggaGCAAGAGCAGGAATTGGCGGAGGAAACGGTAG
- the LOC111778300 gene encoding chaperone protein dnaJ 6-like isoform X3 has protein sequence MADKNEQNDDLYGVLGLKKECTKAELKNAYKKLAMKWHPDRCSAAGNSKFVEEAKNKFQTIQQAYSVLSDANKRLLYDVGVYDGDDDEDDMGMGDFLTEMVSMMDQTNPSPNPNVENGEESFEKLQELFQEMLNDDVEGFRPSSHANYVSSSSSSSYFECSSSSDNRNLSGMNNTNSFEAHVQGFSMGRRRRRREQEQELAEETVGQ, from the exons ATGGCTGATAAGAACGAGCAAAACGACGATCTGTACGGCGTTTTGGGGTTGAAGAAAGAATGCACCAAAGCGGAGCTTAAGAATGCGTATAAGAAACTAGCTATG AAATGGCATCCCGATCGGTGTTCGGCTGCCGGAAACTCTAAGTTCGTCGAAGAAGCCAAGAACAAATTCCAAACGATTCAGCAAGCCTATTCTG TTTTATCGGACGCGAATAAACGGCTGTTGTACGACGTCGGAGTTTATGACGGCGATGATGACGAGGATGATATG GGTATGGGTGACTTCTTGACCGAAATGGTTTCCATGATGGACCAAACTAACCCTAGCCCTAACCCTAATGTT gaaaatggagaagaaagcTTCGAGAAATTGCAGGAATTGTTCCAAGAAATGTTAAACGATGACGTGGAAGGATTTCGACCGAGCTCACATGCAAATTATGTGTCGTCTTCGTCGTCATCCTCGTACTTCGAATGTTCGAGTTCGAGTGATAACCGAAATTTGTCGGGCATGAACAACACCAACTCTTTTGAGGCTCACGTGCAAGGCTTCTCAATGGGG aggaggaggaggagaagggaGCAAGAGCAGGAATTGGCGGAGGAAACGGTAGGACAATAA
- the LOC111778300 gene encoding dnaJ homolog subfamily B member 6-like isoform X2 — protein MADKNEQNDDLYGVLGLKKECTKAELKNAYKKLAMKWHPDRCSAAGNSKFVEEAKNKFQTIQQAYSVLSDANKRLLYDVGVYDGDDDEDDMGMGDFLTEMVSMMDQTNPSPNPNENGEESFEKLQELFQEMLNDDVEGFRPSSHANYVSSSSSSSYFECSSSSDNRNLSGMNNTNSFEAHVQGFSMGSGGKCRGGGGEGSKSRNWRRKR, from the exons ATGGCTGATAAGAACGAGCAAAACGACGATCTGTACGGCGTTTTGGGGTTGAAGAAAGAATGCACCAAAGCGGAGCTTAAGAATGCGTATAAGAAACTAGCTATG AAATGGCATCCCGATCGGTGTTCGGCTGCCGGAAACTCTAAGTTCGTCGAAGAAGCCAAGAACAAATTCCAAACGATTCAGCAAGCCTATTCTG TTTTATCGGACGCGAATAAACGGCTGTTGTACGACGTCGGAGTTTATGACGGCGATGATGACGAGGATGATATG GGTATGGGTGACTTCTTGACCGAAATGGTTTCCATGATGGACCAAACTAACCCTAGCCCTAACCCTAAT gaaaatggagaagaaagcTTCGAGAAATTGCAGGAATTGTTCCAAGAAATGTTAAACGATGACGTGGAAGGATTTCGACCGAGCTCACATGCAAATTATGTGTCGTCTTCGTCGTCATCCTCGTACTTCGAATGTTCGAGTTCGAGTGATAACCGAAATTTGTCGGGCATGAACAACACCAACTCTTTTGAGGCTCACGTGCAAGGCTTCTCAATGGGG AGCGGAGGAAAATgcagaggaggaggaggagaagggaGCAAGAGCAGGAATTGGCGGAGGAAACGGTAG
- the LOC111779056 gene encoding dormancy-associated protein homolog 4-like, with amino-acid sequence MNTFLHKLWDETLAGPTPDTGLGKLRKYDSLSAAESPPVKISKDIPVTRSITILRSNSDFRSNSDDRSRRMIDLLAGESSPRTPSTPGTPEGNPKRLAWRKSSAVSLEQDG; translated from the exons ATGAATACTTTTCTTCACAAGCTATGGGATGAAACGCTTGCAGGCCCTACGCCAGATACCGGCCTTGGAAAGCTTCGCAAGTATGATTCGCTTTCGGCCGCGGAATCGCCTCCGGTTAAGATTTCCAAAGATATTCCTGTAACTCGGAGCATCACCATTCTCAGGAGCAACTCAGATTTCAGGAGTAACTCGGATGATCGTAGTAGAAGGATGATTGATTTGCTCGCTGGAGAATCCTCTCCGCGGACTCCTTCTACTC CTGGGACGCCAGAAGGTAATCCGAAGAGACTTGCATGGAGAAAATCGTCGGCTGTATCATTGGAACAAGACGGTTAG
- the LOC111778749 gene encoding acyl carrier protein 1, chloroplastic-like yields the protein MSSLALSPLLTTLASTTSISNCTAWRSRNSLFDRVSLFCEQRVFPSIQMAKPARGLYQLPTYFKSNISCSLAQPETMQVVQEIIAKQLSLEQSAVIPQTKFSELGADSLDTVEIMMALEEKFGVSIGEGGAEGISTVQDAADLIEKVKTSSAS from the exons ATGTCGTCCCTCGCATTGTCTCCTCTTCTCACGACGCTTGCCTCGACGACGTCGATAAGTAACTGCACTGCTTGGCGTTCGCGCAATAGTTTGTTTGACAGA GTAAGTTTGTTTTGTGAGCAGAGGGTGTTTCCCAGCATCCAAATGGCAAAGCCTGCGAGAGGACTATACCAACTTCCAACctacttcaaatcaaacatttCCTGCTCACTT GCACAACCAGAGACAATGCAAGTTGTTCAAGAAATAATCGCCAAGCAACTCTCTCTAGAACAAAGCGCAGTGATccctcaaacaaaattttcagaatTAGGAGCTGATTCTCTCGACACC GTTGAGATCATGATGGCTTTGGAAGAGAAGTTCGGAGTCTCCATCGGAGAAGGCGGAGCCGAGGGCATCTCAACGGTTCAAGACGCTGCCGATCTGATTGAGAAAGTCAAGACATCCTCTGCAAGTTAA
- the LOC111778912 gene encoding trihelix transcription factor ASIL2-like gives MKDDDEIQSSGSPASPISNGRITVTVAAAPPPPTPPSQNTITLALPNQQSKGSGGGSGGGGREDCWSEGATSVLIDAWGERYLELSRGNLKQKHWKEVADIVSSREDYTKIPRTDIQCKNRIDTVKKKYKTEKAKISAGGGPSKWPFYDRLDQLIGPASKNPVSSAGVATTVNPPLQNQKVPLGIPVVNRSLIPYQAHHNHNHQQQQKGQKAQKVQFHKRPRTDSDSSGSERETSPTSSDSYRQGNYRRKSARVQKEVVNPNLGQMGKTEKGRNGSREKGWRNAVSKLTEAILKFGEAYEQAESSKLQQVVEMEKQRMKFAKDLELQRMQFFMKTQLEISQLKHGRRVVAAGNHHCSNNNNNNNNNNHSNSESSN, from the coding sequence ATGAAGGACGACGATGAGATTCAGTCGAGTGGATCTCCGGCTTCTCCGATCTCCAACGGCCGGATTACCGTGACGGTTGCGGCGGCGCCTCCTCCTCCTACGCCTCCTTCTCAGAATACGATAACGTTGGCTCTGCCGAATCAACAATCCAAAGGAAGTGGCGGCGGGAGCGGCGGAGGTGGACgagaggattgttggagcGAAGGCGCGACGTCGGTGCTGATTGATGCTTGGGGAGAGAGGTATTTGGAACTGAGTAGAGGGAATTTGAAGCAGAAGCACTGGAAAGAGGTGGCTGATATTGTGAGTAGTAGAGAGGATTATACGAAGATACCGAGGACTGATATTCAGTGCAAGAATCGGATTGATACCGTGAAGAAGAAGTATAAGACTGAGAAGGCTAAGATTAGTGCTGGAGGAGGGCCCAGTAAGTGGCCATTTTATGATAGATTGGATCAATTGATCGGTCCGGCTTCCAAGAATCCTGTTTCTAGCGCAGGTGTAGCCACCACTGTAAATCCGCCTCTACAGAACCAGAAAGTTCCTCTAGGGATTCCTGTAGTGAATCGGTCGCTGATTCCATATCAGGCTCATCATAATCACAATCATCAACAGCAACAAAAGGGGCAAAAAGCTCAGAAGGTCCAATTCCACAAGCGGCCTCGAACGGATTCCGATTCCTCAGGCTCCGAGAGAGAAACATCCCCAACTTCGAGCGATAGTTACAGGCAAGGAAATTATCGGAGGAAGAGCGCTAGGGTTCAGAAGGAAGTGGTGAATCCAAATTTAGGGCAAATGGGGAAGACGGAAAAGGGAAGGAACGGATCGAGAGAAAAGGGATGGCGAAATGCTGTGAGCAAATTAACTGAAGCAATACTCAAATTTGGGGAAGCGTATGAACAAGCAGAGAGCTCAAAGCTGCAGCAAGTGGTGGAAATGGAGAAGCAGAGGATGAAATTCGCCAAGGATCTGGAATTGCAAAGAATGCAATTCTTTATGAAAACTCAATTGGAGATCTCGCAGCTCAAACATGGGAGAAGAGTTGTGGCTGCTGGTAATCACCATTgtagcaacaacaacaacaacaacaacaacaacaaccacaGTAACAGCGAAAGCAGCAACTAG